In Nostoc sphaeroides, the genomic window ACGCAACCGTTATATGGGGAGCAAAAGGGCGAGTTTTAGAAACCTTGTCAACGATTTCCAAGTTGCTTTCTGCATAGGCCATTAAATTAGCTTGCAAAGTCAAAAGCTCTTGACTTCTGACTACATCAATGTATATTACACGAGGCGCAAAGGCATCAAACCCCTTGAGTGTAATTGCTACTGGCTGTTGTCCACGAGCAAATTCCTTTAAGGATGCTTCTAGTACTGTCTTGTTATCATCTGCCCATTCAAAGGGTGGTTGCAGGGTAATATGAGGCGGAGACTTTAGCGCCGAGCTACTATCATAGCGATCGGCAAAGTACTGCTTAATCTGGTTGGCGTAGTCTTGAATGTCTTGTGGTGGTAAAAGGGCGACAAAAAAACGGCTCATCTACTTTAAGGGAACTCCAAAAAATAAATTATTCCACATTCAAGTCGTTGATTGTTGACTGTTGACTGTTGACTGTTGACTGAAAACTCGTGAACCGTCAACGGTCAACAGTGAACAATAGCAATGGAATATTTTTTTACTTGGAAGTCCTTAAATCCTAGTTGTTTAGAATATTTGTAGCAACTGTCTTGATTGTCAAGTGCGATCGCCTGATGTTGTAGCGACTGTTTTAAAAGTCAAGCGACGCCGATAGCGACGCGCAAAGCGAGTCCACGAGCGTCATAGCCCGTCGTAGACATCGCTTTGTTTGTGGAGATTTATAAACAGTAACGAAAAATCAAGGGTTTGGGCTGGGCATTTGTCATCGGGCACTTGTACTGAGCGACTCGTGCCGAGCCGGAGCCGAGGTAAGTCGAAGTATTGGGCATAGAAAATTCACCGATGCCCCATTCCCTATACGCTATGCCCAACTCAACGAAATAATTGTACTGCGTAAGTCCTGTCTTATTTTGAGTTTATATTGCAAAAAATCAGCCTACTTAGTAGCCTGATTTTTATAAGTAAAATAAGTGAAGTACCTTAACCAAAAGGTTTTAGGTTTCTTGGGCACATTAACTGTTTTTTGTTAATGTTATCCTAGTCTCACAACTAGCTCCTCAAGCGTCAATTGCGGCACTCCCTGCCGTACAAATAAAATTTTATCACCAAATACCTCTCGCCGTGGAGAGCCAATGCTTTCAAGCATGGGGGCAAGGCGTAGGCGATTTTAAGACGCTCGATGACTCGCTACCGCAACGCTTACGCAGTCACATTATCGCCTTGGGGTTGCTGCATTCGGTGTACTTTTGTTTTGTACTTTCAACGGGACAATTACCGTTTCAAACTTGACAACCCTGTACGCATAATGTTTTGCTCCAAAGAGCCTCCCTTGCGGGGTGATGTGAGCTTCTCCGAAGGGGAGACGCTGCGGGAACGACAATGTTAAAGGTCGGTACTATATTGAGAACACTGGTTTAACCCTTTTAAGCCTGTTTAATCCTCAATTTCTAGAGCAGAGAACTAGCTACGCATTCTCTGGTAGGTCTTTAACTCTTGCCTCTAACGTAGTTCAAGTTTTGAACTTAGTCTGGTCAGATTAGAGCTTTTTTCAAGCCCCCGCCTTTAGGCGTGGGGTTTCTGACAATAAAATACCAAAAACCTGGTCGAGGGTGACCAGGTTTTATCGAGTTTACAGATTTCAAATTGTTAAACTAATTAATTGAAAGTTAATAACTAAGGTTGACTAAACAACGAACAAACTCAGCATTATTGCGTTTTTCCGCTTTAGGATTTGGCTTTGCCTTCTAGATTCGGCTTTTTACCACTTCTATATTTGATATGCTGAAATTTGCTTGGGTTGATGACAGGGGACACTAAGTCATTTACCCTTTTAGTTTGGTTTTTGTTTGGTGTCCTACAAACTAAGTTACCACTTAGTTTGTGAGTTGCAACCCTTAGTTTACTAAAGTTGACGTTTTGTTAGATTTTGCAATCTATAGGAATCAGGTTTGTTGACAGCGATGCCCTGAGTTCTGCCTTTATAGTGTGCGAAAAAACTAATAATATCCGACTAATTCAAACCATGCCCACAAGGGATGTGGTATCTCTTTGACTAATGACTAATGACTAATGACTAACCAAACTGCATTGTCAACAATTCCACATAATCTGGCTGTTATCCAGATGGTCGGTAACAATACGTCTAATGGCATCAATTTCTGCCAATTGGGCGGCGGATCGCTTTTCCATAACTGCTTGCTTTCTAATTCATTCCCCTAGATAGGTTCACACTTTATTGGTTTTAGCTTGAAATTAAATCAGAGTTACAGTAGATGCAAATGGAATTGACTACAACTTTTCATGCTCTCAAAGAATGGGCAGTCGCCATAAATGCTTTGGAAAGTGGCGAAACAATTATGTTGCTCCGCAAAGGCGGTATCCATGAACGAAATGGACATTTTCAAGTTGCCCACAAGCAAATTTTGCTTTATCCTACTTATGAACATCAACAAGCTTTCATGCTGAAAGCTGAGTATGCCAATCGTGTTTATCCAGTAACACCAGGTTGGCATCGAGAGAAAGTGCCCATCGGCAGTTGGGCTGAAATTACAGATATTTTGCCCTGTAGTGACGAGTCTATTGTCAACAGCTTGCTTCCCTTCCATATTTGGAACGAGCATTCTATTAGCGATCGCCTCAAATGGAAACCACGTCAGCCGCTTTATATTCTCCTCCTGCGGACATATAAACTACCCCAACAAGAAATTCCATACCACCCTAAATACGGCGGTTGCAAGTCATGGATTGATTTAGATCAACCAATTCACTTGCAAGGAGCAAAACCAGTTTTATCTGACTTTGCATACACTCAACTAGTAGAGACAATTCGCGGCATTGTTGGCGAAAAAATGGAGACAAAGATTGATACGCTCAATTACAACTCTACCTTTGGCTAAACCTGAGTTGTATTGCTATTAGCTTTTTTAATTGACGGAGGAAACAGAGAAATCAGCAAAATCGGCATATACATCTTTGGAACTTGCCCAAGATTGATCTCCTCCGCCAAAAAAAGTCGAGAAAAAGATACCCTCAATTTTTAGAGCGTTGGTAGTTCGGAAAGTTAGCCCATCTTTAGTAAGAACTTTGTTTTCATCTAACCACACTTGAATTAGTCCATTATTTTTTCCCGGCTGATTTAGTACAATCTCTTGTTCCAAGTGATGCCAAGTTCCCGGTCGAAATAGCCAGTTTCCTCTGCCAATTGAAGTGCCATGTTCGCGGCTAGTAGGGAGATAGGCATAAACTTCCCCATTGCCATTTTTTCTCCACATATAGCGCGTTGAAAAGCCATTACTACCATCAGGAATTTTTCGACCGTTGTTAACACTACCACCAAAAAGGCCTGGTAATTTTCCACCCTTTACAAAGTCAAAGTTTTCAGAGAAACGAACGTAATAGCTTAACCGCATAGTATCGTGAGATGGCATACCCAAATCAGCAAAAAACTGAGTTCCACCGATGGGTGCTCCATCACTATCCGTAACCTTAGGACTGGCAGAGCCAGCCGGATACAATACCCTCAATACCTTAGAAAACCTACCGCTAGGATCTTTGATGACCTCAATGTTTTGCAGACCCCATTGCCCTCTTTTTCTAAAATTCCAATGCTCTTTCCAGTTGGCTGCTTCAAATCTATCAGACCAAATAACTGCATTTTTAAAGCTAAGTAAATCTTTTGCGGTGGAACTAACAACCTCTGTTGAAGCATATGAAGTCTCAATGGCCACCTTGGTCACTGGGTAGCTGCAATTACTTAGAGCGAGTCCCAAAAAGGTAGCGTTTAAAAGTGTACGACATGAAGCAGTGAAAAAAACCATGATTATAAATTTTATTAGCTTTGGCTAAAAGTTCCCAAACGGAATTAGATCAATACGGATTTTATAGATTGGCGTAAACTTTAGTACCTTCTAATTCTCTACAAGCTTTTTTGCTTTCATCGTCAACTTTATATCCTTTTATTCAACTGTAACCC contains:
- a CDS encoding 2'-5' RNA ligase family protein, with the translated sequence MSRFFVALLPPQDIQDYANQIKQYFADRYDSSSALKSPPHITLQPPFEWADDNKTVLEASLKEFARGQQPVAITLKGFDAFAPRVIYIDVVRSQELLTLQANLMAYAESNLEIVDKVSKTRPFAPHITVAFRDLTKQNFRDAFSEFKKRQLHFEFTADKLTLLLHDGKRWNIKSEFAFLSNE
- a CDS encoding DUF1802 family protein: MQMELTTTFHALKEWAVAINALESGETIMLLRKGGIHERNGHFQVAHKQILLYPTYEHQQAFMLKAEYANRVYPVTPGWHREKVPIGSWAEITDILPCSDESIVNSLLPFHIWNEHSISDRLKWKPRQPLYILLLRTYKLPQQEIPYHPKYGGCKSWIDLDQPIHLQGAKPVLSDFAYTQLVETIRGIVGEKMETKIDTLNYNSTFG
- a CDS encoding polysaccharide lyase, producing the protein MTKVAIETSYASTEVVSSTAKDLLSFKNAVIWSDRFEAANWKEHWNFRKRGQWGLQNIEVIKDPSGRFSKVLRVLYPAGSASPKVTDSDGAPIGGTQFFADLGMPSHDTMRLSYYVRFSENFDFVKGGKLPGLFGGSVNNGRKIPDGSNGFSTRYMWRKNGNGEVYAYLPTSREHGTSIGRGNWLFRPGTWHHLEQEIVLNQPGKNNGLIQVWLDENKVLTKDGLTFRTTNALKIEGIFFSTFFGGGDQSWASSKDVYADFADFSVSSVN